In the Bos javanicus breed banteng chromosome 28, ARS-OSU_banteng_1.0, whole genome shotgun sequence genome, one interval contains:
- the WASHC2A gene encoding WASH complex subunit 2A isoform X10, with amino-acid sequence MMNRTTPDQERAPASEPVWERPWSVEEIRRSSQSWSLAADAGLLQFLQEFSQQTISRTHEIKKQVDGLIRETKATDCRLHNVFNEFLMLSNTQFIENRVYDEEVEEPVLKTEAEKPEQEKTREQKEVDLIPKVQEAVNYGLQVLDSAFEQLDIKAGNSDSEEDDANERLELILEPKDLYIDRPLPYLIGSKLFMEQEDVGLGELSSEGSVGSDRGSIADSEEENEEEESDEDFANHSDNDQNRHIATMSDEEEDDDGCDIFADSEKEEEDVEDMEENSRPKRSRPTSFADELAARIKGDASSRMEGERTALSPGEAKPQKTLKEKKERKTPSDDEEDNLFAPPKLTDEDFSPFGSRGGLFSGGKGLFDDEDEESDLFAEAPQDRGARTPVNEASSSSKPGKKIPAGAVSVFLGDTDVFGATSAPAPREPQKHERPPPGKSAYVPASAGLFDDDDDDDDFFSASRSKPPKTDKVESTAGIFDDEEGDLFKERTVALPEATVNQTDENKARAETKVMLPSSKNLKLSSETKTHKGLFSDEEDSEDLFSSQSVSKSKDASVLPSKHRSSVLLFDDEDGQDNLFDTPAAKKQTSSLLTQSQKKTKPSEPPKKKASALLFSSDEEDQWHVTDSQTSSTSDKSKGEPRDPEPTHQEAKAVKKTSLFEEDDEDDLFAIAKDSQKKAQRASLLFEDDADSGSSLFGSPPTSVPPATTKKETVPEVPPLLFSDEEEKAAQSGVKPAAKKAGSAKGTSELGRTPAVEESGKEGSLNVPTQETAKNSDLFSSSSPLDKGTKSRTKTVLSLFDEEEDKTEDQSSFQALRKEVGKSPDPGTRPKSTGVFQDEELLFSHKLQKDNDPDVDLFSGTKKSRLLEPSVGSLFGDDEDDDLFSSAKSQPLIPEKKKVVKKDNSISSVKNQKHPESTQGIKEKDIWKSETPQANLAINPAALLPPAAPQISGMKSILPESGAPSSEPGRMQSLDRVPTPPGSGEAGVSFDLPAQADTLHCANKTRVKVRGKRRPQTRAARHLAAQESTEAEDVGSPRGFVAQLTDGATSPDGRQPPLRAAGGAEEAVAAATPTWAGGPVPGMNRGPFVKSVGQPLEDDLFDSGDIFSKGIASQSAGRKAKVKAASSLANLAEGSKDRSPMFPALGETGSDDDLFQSIKPKPAKKTNPFPFLEDEDDLFTDQRGKKNGSKSNSQQDIISKAQDIFEDDIFATEANKPSQKTREKERTFDSNLFDDNIDIFADLTVKPKEKSKKKVEAKSIFDDDTDDIFSSGIQTKTTKSKSRSSQKVTESRSGQKVSNIFDDPLNAFGGQ; translated from the exons ATG ATGAACCGGACCACCCCCGACCAGGAGCGAGCGCCGGCGTCCGAGCCCGTGTGGGAGCGTCCCTGGTCGGTGGAGGAGATCCGCAGGAGCAGCCAGAGCTGGTCGCTGGCGGCCGACGCGGGC ctactACAGTTTCTACAGGAATTTTCACAACAGACTATCTCTAGGACTCATGAAATCAAGAAACAGGTGGATGGACTAATTCGGGAGACTAAAGCCACAGATTGCCGCCTGCATAATGTCTTCAATGAGTTCCTTATGCTGTCTAATACCCAGTTCATTGAAAAC CGTGTATATGATGAGGAGGTGGAGGAGCCGGTGCTCAAGACTGAGGCGGAAAAACCAGAACAG GAAAAGACCCGGGAACAGAAAGAAGTAGATCTGATTCCTAAAGTCCAGGAGGCCGTGAACTACGGTTTACAGGTGTTGGACAGTGCGTTTGAGCAACTAGATATAAAAGCGGGAAACTCAGACTCTGAAGAAGATGATGCTAATGAGCGGCTAGAATTGATCCTTGAGCCAAAG GATCTGTACATTGACCGCCCCTTACCTTATTTAATTGGGTCAAAGCTGTTCATGGAGCAGGAAGATGTTGGTCTTGGAGAGCTTTCTAGTGAAG GTTCAGTAGGCAGTGATCGTGGGAGTAtcgcagacagtgaagaagagaaCGAGGAAGAG GAGTCAGATGAAGATTTTGCCAATCATAGTGACAATGATCAAAACCGG CACATTGCAACGATGAGTGATGAAGAAGAGGATGATGATGGTTGCGACATTTTTGCTGACtctgagaaggaggaggaagatgttGAAGACATGGAAGAAAACTCTAGGCCT AAAAGAAGCAGGCCTACATCATTTGCTGATGAACTGGCAGCTCGGATCAAAGGGGACGCCTCGAGCAGGATGGAAGGGGAGCGCACAG CCTTATCCCCAGGGGAAGCAAAACCTCAGAAGACgttgaaagagaagaaggaaaggaaaactcCCTCAGATG ATGAAGAAGATAACTTATTTGCACCCCCGAAGCTGACAGATGAAGACTTCTCGCCGTTTGGTTCTAGAGGCGGCCTGTTCAGTGGAGGGAagggactttttgatgatgaggATGAGGAG AGTGACCTCTTCGCAGAAGCCCCTCAGGATCGGGGAGCTCGAACCCCTGTTAATGAAG CATCTTCATCTTCTAAACCTGGAAAGAAAATCCCGGCAGGAgctgtttctgtatttttag GGGATACTGATGTGTTTGGTGCCACCTCTGCCCCGGCACCGAGGGAGCCCCAGAAGCACGAGCGGCCCCCTCCAGGGAAAAGCGCGTACGTCCCAGCGTCGGCTGGCCTCTTCGATGATGACGACGATGACGATGACTTTTTCTCGGCATCCCGTAGCAAACCTCCCAAGACAG ACAAAGTCGAGTCCACTGCCGGTATCTTTGACGATGAAGAAGGAGATCTGTTCAAAGAAAGAACAGTGGCTTTGCCAGAAGCTACTGTGAATCAGACAGATGAAAACAAAGCAAGAGCAGAAACAAAG GTTATGCTACCTTCCAGCAAAAATCTCAAGCTCTCGTCGGAAACAAAGACTCACAAAGGTTTATTTTCAGATGAGGAGGACTCTGAG gatttgttttcttctcaaagTGTGAGTAAGTCAAAAGATGCAAGTGTCCTGCCTAGCAAACACCGCAGCTCagtcttgctttttgatgatgaaGATGGACAG gataATCTTTTTGATACTCCAGCTGCTAAGAAGCAGACATCGTCTCTACTGACTCAgagccaaaagaaaacaaagccctCTGAGCCTCCCAAAAAGAAAGCATCTGCCTTACTGTTCAGCAGTGATGAGGAG GACCAGTGGCATGTTACTGACTCACAGACCAGCTCCACATCTGACAAGTCTAAAGGAGAACCTAGGGACCCTGAGCCCACCCACCAGGAGGCTAAGGCCGTGAAAAAGACCAGCCTGTTTGAGGAGGATGACGAGGATGACCTGTTTGCTATTGCCAAGGACAG CCAAAAGAAGGCCCAGAGAGCATCACTTCTGTTTGAAGATGATGCTGACAGCGGAAGCTCTCTGTTCGGCTCTCCTCCCACATCTGTTCCTCCTGCAACAACG AAAAAAGAGACTGTCCCTGAAGTACCGCCTTTGCTGTTCAGCGATGAGGAAGAAAAGGCGGCTCAGTCTGGAGTGAAACCTGCAGCTAAGAAGGCTGGGAGCGCCAAGGGGACCTCAGAACTTGGGAGAACTCCTGCGGTCGAGGAGTCAGGAAAG GAAGGATCTTTGAATGTACCTACTCAGGAAACAGCCAAGAactctgatttattttcttcatcatcCCCATTGGACAAAGGAACTAAAAGTAGAACCAAAACGGTTCTTAGCTTATTTGATGAGGAAGAGGATAAAACGGAAGATCAAAGCAGCTTCCAAGCTCTGAGAAAAGAAGTAGGAAAG AGTCCTGATCCTGGTACCCGCCCCAAGAGCACAGGTGTCTTTCAGGATGAAGAGCTCCTTTTTAGTCACAAGCTCCAAAAGGACAACGACCCAGATGTTGACCTTTTCTCTGGCACCAAAAAATCCAGG TTGTTAGAGCCCAGTGTTGGGAGCCTGTTTGGAGATGATGAAGACGATGATCTTTTCAGCTCTGCCAAGTCGCAGCCTTTG aTCCCAGAAAAGAAGAAGGTAGTGAAAAAAGACAACTCTATTTCCTCTGTCAAGAACCAGAAACATCCTGAGTCCACTCAGGGTATCAAAGAAAAAGACATATGGAAGTCGGAAACACCTCAG GCAAATTTAGCGATCAACCCAGCAGCCTTGCTGCCTCCAGCAGCTCCCCAGATCTCTGGAATGAAGTCTATTTTGCCAGAATCTGGTGCTCCTTCGTCGGAACCTGGGAGGATGCAGAGTCTGGACCGTGTGCCCACTCCTCCTGGGAGTGGGGAGGCTGGTGTGAGCTTTGACCTTCCAGCTCAGGCAGATACCTTACACTGTGCGAACAAG ACCCGGGTCAAAGTGAGAGGGAAGCGCAGACCGCAGACGCGCGCAGCTCGACACCTGGCTGCCCAGGAGTCCACTGAGGCCGAGGATGTGGGTTCCCCCAGGGGATTTGTGGCACAGTTGACAGATGGTgccacatcaccagatggtcgtcAGCCACCGCTGAGGGCAGCTGGTGGAGCAGAAGAAGCAGTGGCAGCTGCCACTCCAACATGGGCAGGTGGTCCTGTGCCTGGAATGAACAGAGGCCCATTTGTGAAATCTGTGGGTCAGCCTCTTGAGGATGATCTGTTTGATTCTGGAGATATCTTTTCCAAGGGCATTGCATCTCAGTCCGCAGGAAGAAAAGCCAAGGTGAAGGCAGCCAGCAGCCTGGCCAACCTGGCAGAGGGAAGTAAAGACAGAAGCCCCATGTTCCCTGCTCTCGGTGAGACAGGCAGTGATGATGATCTCTTTCAGTCCATTAAACCAAAaccagcaaagaaaacaaatcctTTCCCTTTCCTAGAAGATGAGGACGATCTGTTTACAGACCAGAGAGGCAAGAAGAATGGGTCAAAATCCAACAGTCAACAGGATATTATCTCAAAAGCACAAGATATATTTGAG GATGATATATTTGCTACAGAAGCAAATAAACCCTCACAAAAAacgagagagaaggaaagaacatTTGACTCCAACTTGTTCGATGACAACATTGATATCTTTGCTGACCTAACtgtaaaaccaaaagaaaagtcCAAAAAGAAAGTGGAAGCTAAGTCTATATTTGACGATGATACAG
- the WASHC2A gene encoding WASH complex subunit 2A isoform X8 yields MMNRTTPDQERAPASEPVWERPWSVEEIRRSSQSWSLAADAGLLQFLQEFSQQTISRTHEIKKQVDGLIRETKATDCRLHNVFNEFLMLSNTQFIENEKTREQKEVDLIPKVQEAVNYGLQVLDSAFEQLDIKAGNSDSEEDDANERLELILEPKDLYIDRPLPYLIGSKLFMEQEDVGLGELSSEEGSVGSDRGSIADSEEENEEEESDEDFANHSDNDQNRHIATMSDEEEDDDGCDIFADSEKEEEDVEDMEENSRPKRSRPTSFADELAARIKGDASSRMEGERTALSPGEAKPQKTLKEKKERKTPSDDEEDNLFAPPKLTDEDFSPFGSRGGLFSGGKGLFDDEDEEQSDLFAEAPQDRGARTPVNEASSSSKPGKKIPAGAVSVFLVRKPTHSGSQLVCPVLPPTGDTDVFGATSAPAPREPQKHERPPPGKSAYVPASAGLFDDDDDDDDFFSASRSKPPKTDKVESTAGIFDDEEGDLFKERTVALPEATVNQTDENKARAETKVMLPSSKNLKLSSETKTHKGLFSDEEDSEDLFSSQSVSKSKDASVLPSKHRSSVLLFDDEDGQDNLFDTPAAKKQTSSLLTQSQKKTKPSEPPKKKASALLFSSDEEDQWHVTDSQTSSTSDKSKGEPRDPEPTHQEAKAVKKTSLFEEDDEDDLFAIAKDSQKKAQRASLLFEDDADSGSSLFGSPPTSVPPATTKKETVPEVPPLLFSDEEEKAAQSGVKPAAKKAGSAKGTSELGRTPAVEESGKEGSLNVPTQETAKNSDLFSSSSPLDKGTKSRTKTVLSLFDEEEDKTEDQSSFQALRKEVGKSPDPGTRPKSTGVFQDEELLFSHKLQKDNDPDVDLFSGTKKSRLLEPSVGSLFGDDEDDDLFSSAKSQPLIPEKKKVVKKDNSISSVKNQKHPESTQGIKEKDIWKSETPQDSPGPAPLKTKEPSPRIWKIQANLAINPAALLPPAAPQISGMKSILPESGAPSSEPGRMQSLDRVPTPPGSGEAGVSFDLPAQADTLHCANKTRVKVRGKRRPQTRAARHLAAQESTEAEDVGSPRGFVAQLTDGATSPDGRQPPLRAAGGAEEAVAAATPTWAGGPVPGMNRGPFVKSVGQPLEDDLFDSGDIFSKGIASQSAGRKAKVKAASSLANLAEGSKDRSPMFPALGETGSDDDLFQSIKPKPAKKTNPFPFLEDEDDLFTDQRGKKNGSKSNSQQDIISKAQDIFEDDIFATEANKPSQKTREKERTFDSNLFDDNIDIFADLTVKPKEKSKKKVEAKSIFDDDTDDIFSSGIQTKTTKSKSRSSQKVTESRSGQKVSNIFDDPLNAFGGQ; encoded by the exons ATG ATGAACCGGACCACCCCCGACCAGGAGCGAGCGCCGGCGTCCGAGCCCGTGTGGGAGCGTCCCTGGTCGGTGGAGGAGATCCGCAGGAGCAGCCAGAGCTGGTCGCTGGCGGCCGACGCGGGC ctactACAGTTTCTACAGGAATTTTCACAACAGACTATCTCTAGGACTCATGAAATCAAGAAACAGGTGGATGGACTAATTCGGGAGACTAAAGCCACAGATTGCCGCCTGCATAATGTCTTCAATGAGTTCCTTATGCTGTCTAATACCCAGTTCATTGAAAAC GAAAAGACCCGGGAACAGAAAGAAGTAGATCTGATTCCTAAAGTCCAGGAGGCCGTGAACTACGGTTTACAGGTGTTGGACAGTGCGTTTGAGCAACTAGATATAAAAGCGGGAAACTCAGACTCTGAAGAAGATGATGCTAATGAGCGGCTAGAATTGATCCTTGAGCCAAAG GATCTGTACATTGACCGCCCCTTACCTTATTTAATTGGGTCAAAGCTGTTCATGGAGCAGGAAGATGTTGGTCTTGGAGAGCTTTCTAGTGAAG AAGGTTCAGTAGGCAGTGATCGTGGGAGTAtcgcagacagtgaagaagagaaCGAGGAAGAG GAGTCAGATGAAGATTTTGCCAATCATAGTGACAATGATCAAAACCGG CACATTGCAACGATGAGTGATGAAGAAGAGGATGATGATGGTTGCGACATTTTTGCTGACtctgagaaggaggaggaagatgttGAAGACATGGAAGAAAACTCTAGGCCT AAAAGAAGCAGGCCTACATCATTTGCTGATGAACTGGCAGCTCGGATCAAAGGGGACGCCTCGAGCAGGATGGAAGGGGAGCGCACAG CCTTATCCCCAGGGGAAGCAAAACCTCAGAAGACgttgaaagagaagaaggaaaggaaaactcCCTCAGATG ATGAAGAAGATAACTTATTTGCACCCCCGAAGCTGACAGATGAAGACTTCTCGCCGTTTGGTTCTAGAGGCGGCCTGTTCAGTGGAGGGAagggactttttgatgatgaggATGAGGAG CAGAGTGACCTCTTCGCAGAAGCCCCTCAGGATCGGGGAGCTCGAACCCCTGTTAATGAAG CATCTTCATCTTCTAAACCTGGAAAGAAAATCCCGGCAGGAgctgtttctgtatttttag tCAGGAAGCCCACCCACAGTGGCTCGCAGCTGGTCTGTCCTGTCCTTCCACCCACAGGGGATACTGATGTGTTTGGTGCCACCTCTGCCCCGGCACCGAGGGAGCCCCAGAAGCACGAGCGGCCCCCTCCAGGGAAAAGCGCGTACGTCCCAGCGTCGGCTGGCCTCTTCGATGATGACGACGATGACGATGACTTTTTCTCGGCATCCCGTAGCAAACCTCCCAAGACAG ACAAAGTCGAGTCCACTGCCGGTATCTTTGACGATGAAGAAGGAGATCTGTTCAAAGAAAGAACAGTGGCTTTGCCAGAAGCTACTGTGAATCAGACAGATGAAAACAAAGCAAGAGCAGAAACAAAG GTTATGCTACCTTCCAGCAAAAATCTCAAGCTCTCGTCGGAAACAAAGACTCACAAAGGTTTATTTTCAGATGAGGAGGACTCTGAG gatttgttttcttctcaaagTGTGAGTAAGTCAAAAGATGCAAGTGTCCTGCCTAGCAAACACCGCAGCTCagtcttgctttttgatgatgaaGATGGACAG gataATCTTTTTGATACTCCAGCTGCTAAGAAGCAGACATCGTCTCTACTGACTCAgagccaaaagaaaacaaagccctCTGAGCCTCCCAAAAAGAAAGCATCTGCCTTACTGTTCAGCAGTGATGAGGAG GACCAGTGGCATGTTACTGACTCACAGACCAGCTCCACATCTGACAAGTCTAAAGGAGAACCTAGGGACCCTGAGCCCACCCACCAGGAGGCTAAGGCCGTGAAAAAGACCAGCCTGTTTGAGGAGGATGACGAGGATGACCTGTTTGCTATTGCCAAGGACAG CCAAAAGAAGGCCCAGAGAGCATCACTTCTGTTTGAAGATGATGCTGACAGCGGAAGCTCTCTGTTCGGCTCTCCTCCCACATCTGTTCCTCCTGCAACAACG AAAAAAGAGACTGTCCCTGAAGTACCGCCTTTGCTGTTCAGCGATGAGGAAGAAAAGGCGGCTCAGTCTGGAGTGAAACCTGCAGCTAAGAAGGCTGGGAGCGCCAAGGGGACCTCAGAACTTGGGAGAACTCCTGCGGTCGAGGAGTCAGGAAAG GAAGGATCTTTGAATGTACCTACTCAGGAAACAGCCAAGAactctgatttattttcttcatcatcCCCATTGGACAAAGGAACTAAAAGTAGAACCAAAACGGTTCTTAGCTTATTTGATGAGGAAGAGGATAAAACGGAAGATCAAAGCAGCTTCCAAGCTCTGAGAAAAGAAGTAGGAAAG AGTCCTGATCCTGGTACCCGCCCCAAGAGCACAGGTGTCTTTCAGGATGAAGAGCTCCTTTTTAGTCACAAGCTCCAAAAGGACAACGACCCAGATGTTGACCTTTTCTCTGGCACCAAAAAATCCAGG TTGTTAGAGCCCAGTGTTGGGAGCCTGTTTGGAGATGATGAAGACGATGATCTTTTCAGCTCTGCCAAGTCGCAGCCTTTG aTCCCAGAAAAGAAGAAGGTAGTGAAAAAAGACAACTCTATTTCCTCTGTCAAGAACCAGAAACATCCTGAGTCCACTCAGGGTATCAAAGAAAAAGACATATGGAAGTCGGAAACACCTCAG GACTCACCAGGTCCCGCTCCACTTAAAACCAAAGAGCCATCCCCTCGGATCTGGAAAATACAA GCAAATTTAGCGATCAACCCAGCAGCCTTGCTGCCTCCAGCAGCTCCCCAGATCTCTGGAATGAAGTCTATTTTGCCAGAATCTGGTGCTCCTTCGTCGGAACCTGGGAGGATGCAGAGTCTGGACCGTGTGCCCACTCCTCCTGGGAGTGGGGAGGCTGGTGTGAGCTTTGACCTTCCAGCTCAGGCAGATACCTTACACTGTGCGAACAAG ACCCGGGTCAAAGTGAGAGGGAAGCGCAGACCGCAGACGCGCGCAGCTCGACACCTGGCTGCCCAGGAGTCCACTGAGGCCGAGGATGTGGGTTCCCCCAGGGGATTTGTGGCACAGTTGACAGATGGTgccacatcaccagatggtcgtcAGCCACCGCTGAGGGCAGCTGGTGGAGCAGAAGAAGCAGTGGCAGCTGCCACTCCAACATGGGCAGGTGGTCCTGTGCCTGGAATGAACAGAGGCCCATTTGTGAAATCTGTGGGTCAGCCTCTTGAGGATGATCTGTTTGATTCTGGAGATATCTTTTCCAAGGGCATTGCATCTCAGTCCGCAGGAAGAAAAGCCAAGGTGAAGGCAGCCAGCAGCCTGGCCAACCTGGCAGAGGGAAGTAAAGACAGAAGCCCCATGTTCCCTGCTCTCGGTGAGACAGGCAGTGATGATGATCTCTTTCAGTCCATTAAACCAAAaccagcaaagaaaacaaatcctTTCCCTTTCCTAGAAGATGAGGACGATCTGTTTACAGACCAGAGAGGCAAGAAGAATGGGTCAAAATCCAACAGTCAACAGGATATTATCTCAAAAGCACAAGATATATTTGAG GATGATATATTTGCTACAGAAGCAAATAAACCCTCACAAAAAacgagagagaaggaaagaacatTTGACTCCAACTTGTTCGATGACAACATTGATATCTTTGCTGACCTAACtgtaaaaccaaaagaaaagtcCAAAAAGAAAGTGGAAGCTAAGTCTATATTTGACGATGATACAG